The genomic window AACGTCCACTGAGCGATCTGACCAAGAACCAGAAGCTCGTCTTCGATGCGCTGAGCAGTGCGGAAGGGCCTTTGAGCGCCTACACGATCCTCGACCAGCTTCGTGACGAGGGGTTTCGGGCGCCGCTGCAGGTCTATCGTGCACTCGACAAGCTGCAGGAACTCGGCCTCGTCCACCGGCTCGAAAGCCTCAATTCCTTCATCGCCTGCGCGCACCCCCATTGCGCGAGCCACGGCATGATCGGTTTCGCGATTTGCGAGAATTGCGGGCAGGTGGAGGAGTTCTCCGATGCCGAGATCGAAACGCGACTTGGGACATGGATGCGCGAACGCGCCTTCAAGCCGCGCAAGACGACCGTGGAGCTGCGCGGCCTCTGCGCCACCTGCTCGACCCACTGAAAGCGGCCGTCCGACAACCGGATGTAGCCGCTCGCCCCCGGGGAGTTGATCCATCTTGCGCATTCTCGTCTTCAACGCGGGCAGCTCCAGCCTGAAGTTCGGTGTGTTCGACATGGATGGCGCTACGATCCGCCATCGCCTCAAGGCGACGGTGGATCGGCTCGGCCGGTCCACGGCGGAACTGAAGCTTGTCGTCGATGGTCGGGAGAGCCGAGAAGACGTTGCTGCAACCGGGGTCGAGGCTGCCATCGCGGCCGTGCCCGTTATCCTTCAGCGCTTCGACTTCGGCGCGATCGACGCCATTGGCCACCGCATAGCCCATGGCGGCGAAAGGTTTGCCGCTCCGGCGATCATCGACGAACCTGTCATCGCAGCCATCGAGGCGCTCACGCCGCTTGCACCTTTGCACAATCCCGGCGGCCTCGCAGGGATCCGTCACGCCAGAGCGACATGGCCGGGCAAGCCGCAGATCGCTGTTTTTGACACGTCCTTCCATCTGAAGAACCCGCCGAGGGCAACGACCTATGCGGTGCCGGCCGCATGGCGTGAGGCCGGGCTGCGGCGCTTCGGCTTCCACGGCACTTCGCACAAATACGTTGCGTTGCGCGCGGCCGAAGCACTCGGCGAGAACCTCCGCGACCTGCGTGTCATCAGTCTTCATCTAGGCAATGGTGCGAGCGCCTGCGCGATCCAGCTCGGTGAGAGCATCGACAGTTCCATGGGCATGACGCCGCTCGAAGGGCTCGTCATGGGCACGCGTTCGGGCGATGTGGACCCCGGCATCTTCGGCTATCTGCAGCGCAATCTCGGGTTCGACGCAGAAGCCGTCGAAAAGGCGCTCTATGAAGAAAGCGGCTTGAAGGGCCTCACCGGGACCGCCGACATGCGGGACGTGGAGGATATGGCCGCAACGGGCGATGCGGCGGCGCAGCTTGCAATCGAAATCTATGCCTACCGCGCCCGCAAATATGTCGGCGCCTACGCGGCCGCCATGGGCGGGCTCGATGCGCTGGTGTTCACCGGCGGCATTGGCGAGAACTCCGCCGCAATGCGCCGGCGCATCTGCGAGGGTCTCGGTTTTCTTGGGCTCATGCTGGACACCGAACGGAACGGACATGTCGATCTCACCGATCATGCCGTGCCGCAGATCCAGGCATACGGCTCGCGCGTTCGCGTTGTCGTCACCGAAACGGCGGAGCAACTGATGATCGCGCGTGAAGTCAGCGCCTTACTGAAAGCGCCAGCCAACGGCGCCTTGACGGTTCCGGTCGCGATTTCCGCGCGCCACGTGCATCTCGATCAGGATGCGGTCGATGCTCTGTTCGGGACCGGCTACAGCCTGAGCCCGGCCGGTCAGCTGCGCCAGCAGGGCCATTGGGTCGCCAGGGAACGCCTGGCGCTTGAAGGGCCGCGTGGCCGGCTGGACAATGTCGCAATTCTCGGTCCACTGCGTGCCAGAACCCAGATCGAGATTTCGCGAACAGACGGCTTCGCGCTCGGCATCGCCCCGCCGGTGCGCGACAGTGGCAGGCTCGATGGCACGCCGGTCGTTCGGCTCATTGGCCCGGCTGGCGCCATTGACAGTGACGGGCTCATCATCGCCGCACGGCACATCCATACAAATCCGCAGGACGCCGCCCGGCTCGGACTGAAGGATGGCGATGAAGTCGATGTTCGGGTCGGGCAGGGTGATCGCGCCCTGACGCTGTCCGGAACACTGGTTCGCGTCTCACCAAACGCCTTCACCGAAATGCACATCGATACAGATGAAGCCAACGCCGCCGGCATCGAGGGGCGGGCGGATGGGGAACTGCTGGCTGCCGAAGCCACCATCAAGCCATCCGCTCCCGTCTGACACCAGACTTGCCGTCGCGGCGCTTATCACCGATATGTCAGCCTCAAAGTAGCCGCTACCGAGCGGCAGAACCTTCAAAATTCCGCCAGGCAGGCCATGACCTACCCCCAGCATACATTCGCCGTCGCACCTATGATGGACTGGACTGACAGGCACTGTCGCTTTCTCCATCGGCTGCTGACGAAGCAAAGCCTGCTCTATACCGAGATGGTCGTCGCCGATGCCGTGATCCATGGAGACCGGGACCGGCTTCTCGGCTTCGATCCAGTCGAGCATCCCGTCGCGCTTCAGATCGGGGGATCGGACCCCGACAAGCTTGCCGAAGCGGCCAGGATCGGCGCCGATTTCGGCTATGACGAGATCAACCTGAACTGCGGCTGCCCGTCCGACAGGGTCCAGTCAGGCACTTTCGGTGCCTGCCTTATGCAAACGCCCGAAGTCGTCGCCAAGGGTGTCGCGGAAATGCGAAGCGCCGTGTCGATCCCGGTAACGGTGAAATGCCGGATCGGCGTCGATGACCAGGATCCGGAAGAAGCGCTGGATTCGCTCGCATCAGCCGTTCTGGACGCTGGCGCAGATGCGCTCTGGGTGCATGCCCGCAAGGCATGGCTGCAAGGGCTTAGCCCTAAGGAAAACCGGGATATCCCGCCGCTCGACTACGACCGCGTCTATCGGCTCAAGCAGAAATTCCCGCATGTTTTCATCGGGATCAATGGCGGCGTTCAGGATTTGAATCAGGCCGCCGAGCATCTGCGCCATGTCGATGGTGTCATGATGGGCAGGGCTGCTTACCACAATGCGGCTCAACTGGCTGACGTTGACAGGCTAATCTATGGCGAGGAATTGGCGCCGGTGGACTGGGCGGACGTGCGGGATGCAATGATGGAGCACGCCGCCCGCCACATGGCGGCAGGCGGCAGGCTGGTGCACGTCACACGCCACATGATCGGTCTCTTTCAGGGTGTTCCGGGTGCGCGAAGGTTCCGGCAAATCCTGTCGGAGCGCTCCAGCCAGCGTGGGGCAGGTCCTGAAGTCATCGCCGAGGCGTTTGCTGCGATGGATGGGCTCGACAGCCGTCTCGCCGCGTGAGGTCTGTTGCGCCTACAACCGGACAGCGGTAGCATTTCTCGCTGAGCGAAGATGTCTCTTCGCCTTCGCCGAGCGAGGAGGCTCTGTATGTCGTTTCTTTCCGCAAAATCGGTAGGTGTTTCGTTTGTTCTTCTGTCGATCCTGTCGGGCTGCGTCGTCGTAGAGGACGGCCCACGTCCGTACCCGCCCGGTCCTCCGGGGCCGCCGCCCGGACCGCAGGTTTGTCCTCAGATCTATGCGCCCGTATGCGGCGATCGCAACGGCCGTCTCGAGACTTTGCCCAACCAGTGCGTGGCGCGTGCCCAAGGATTCAGGATCGTGGCCGATGGCGAATGCCGCCGGCCGGGACCGCCACCGCGTCCCGGCTTCCCTGGTGGACCCGGGCCTGGTCCAGGCTGGGGTGGCCCGGGTGGCCCTGGTGGACCCGGCCCCGGCTGGGGTGGTGGTCCCGGACCCGGTCGCCCTGGCGGCCCCGGCATCTGCACCCGCGAATATGCGCCGGTCTGCGGCCGTCGCGGTCCGCAGTTCCAGACCTTCGGCAATGCCTGCGAAGCGGACAATTCCGGCTTCCGCGTCGTCGCTCAGGGTCCCTGCTAGGACTCAGGAAATCGTTGACCCAATCAAATCAAGGGCGGCTTTCGAGCCGCCCTTTCTCGTTTGATGCTTTGCGGAGGCATTGATGGCTCGAACAAAAAAGGGCGACCCGAGGGTCGCCCTTTCATGTGTGCCGGACCGGTCCGAGGAGCGGCCGAAAGTATCAGCGCCTAGAGCTGCTGCAGGTTGACAGCCTTGTCGCCCTTGCCGCGGCGATCGGCTTCCGTGTCGAAGGAGACCTTGTCGCCTTCGTTGAGGTGCGCGATGCCGGAAGCCTGGAGAGCGGAGATATGGACGAAAACGTCCTTTGCGCCGCCATCCGGCGTGATGAAGCCGTAGCCTTTGTCAGTGTTGAAGAACTTTACGGTGCCCGTCTGAGCCATGGTACTGGGTCCTTTTCCCGGTTGTTTCCGACCGCCGCGCGCCTATCGCGCGGATGGCCAGGCCGCGATCTGCGGCGGTGTCGAGCAGTCACGTACGGGGAAAGAACGTCAGTCCAGTCTCCGGGTCAGCACATCCCGAACAGCTTGAGCGTATGCATGAGTTGAAAACAAACGCAAGTAAATTTGCGAAGGGCGTTTCTGCGCCCCCTGTCACTCTATCGCCTCATTAGGCCGGCAGCAGGAGCCCAGTTTTGCGTAAAGAGGGTTTCTCATGGGCGATCAGCTGGCAATTGGCCGGTCTTTGGGCGTGCGCGCTATTACGGGCATCACAATCGTCGTGTCACTCAGCGGCTGCGTGGCGGGCAACGCGATCGATGAAATGGCCACGGGCTCCATTGCGCCGGTATCGTCACCAGTGGCCTACAGCGAAAAGGAGCGGGAGTGCCTGGAGCGCGCGATCTTCTTCGAATCCAACCGGTCCAGTGAAGAAGGTCTCGTTGCCGTCGGCACTGTCGTCATGAACCGCGTGGAGGCGGATGAGTTCCCCGACACGATCTGCGAGGTCGTCGGTCAGAAGAACCAGTTCGCCCCTGGCGTGCTTTCTCGTGAACTGCCGCGGGAAAAGGTGCCGGATGTCGTCGCTGCCGCCGACAAGGTCCTCGACGGCCATCGTCATCCGGACTTGGACGCCGCCAAGTTTTTCCACATGGCGGGCCTGACCTTCCCTTACAAGAACATGCATTACCGGCTCGAGGCGGGCGGGAATGCGTTTTACGAGCGGCACTGACCGCTAGAGGTCGCACCGGTCAGTTGCGCGTGGACTGGCCGGAAATGTCGATGCGCATGATGCGGTCGAACTTGGCGATGAGTTGGGCCGCACCGTCGTCGGTCAGAAGCTCATTCAGCTCGGCCAGACTGGCCCATTTGCGGATGCGCTGACCCTGCTCGGGCCAGCGCTCGAGCATTTCTTCCACCTGCAACGCAAAGAGCAGCACGGTGACATAGATGGGGCGTGGACGCTGTTTCGTCGTGCGGTAGACGCCAATCGGCTCGCCATGGAGCCTGCCGCGCACGCCCGCTTCCTCCAGCGCCTCCTGCGCCGCGGACTGAGCCGCCGTCTTGCCTTTGACGAGCCCGCCTTTGGGAAGAATCCAGCGACCGGTTCCCCGTGACGTGACCACGAGATAATCGACGATGCCCGGCTTGCGCAGCCGATAGGGCAGAGCCCCATACTGGATGAGGCTCCCTTCGCGCGTCTGGTCGAAAGTCGCGGGCGTCGAATGCATGGAAGTCCAAGCGAATCAGCTGGATGTCAGAACTTCATGATGCGGGCGCATGGGCCGTCGTGTAAAGAACAAGCTCGTCTCGAGCCGTTGATCGGCCAGGCGTTCAAGCAAAAACCGGCTTCTTCTGCTTCGTCGTGTAGATGCTGTCGTCGTCGATGGGCGGAATGCTTTGCAAAACGCGCCGCGGCGGAAGAATCGCGATCGCTTCCGTGCCTTCGCGCAGCTTCGAGCGCAGCACGAACTGACCGCCATGTTTGGCGAGGATGGCCTGGACGATCGGCAACCCGAGCCCGGTGCCCTGTTCAGCGCTTTTGATGGCGACGGAACCTTGCCCGAATGCTGACAGCACGATCGGTATTTCTTCTTCGGGGATGCCAGGACCGTCATCGAC from Georhizobium profundi includes these protein-coding regions:
- the dusA gene encoding tRNA dihydrouridine(20/20a) synthase DusA, with amino-acid sequence MTYPQHTFAVAPMMDWTDRHCRFLHRLLTKQSLLYTEMVVADAVIHGDRDRLLGFDPVEHPVALQIGGSDPDKLAEAARIGADFGYDEINLNCGCPSDRVQSGTFGACLMQTPEVVAKGVAEMRSAVSIPVTVKCRIGVDDQDPEEALDSLASAVLDAGADALWVHARKAWLQGLSPKENRDIPPLDYDRVYRLKQKFPHVFIGINGGVQDLNQAAEHLRHVDGVMMGRAAYHNAAQLADVDRLIYGEELAPVDWADVRDAMMEHAARHMAAGGRLVHVTRHMIGLFQGVPGARRFRQILSERSSQRGAGPEVIAEAFAAMDGLDSRLAA
- a CDS encoding NUDIX hydrolase gives rise to the protein MHSTPATFDQTREGSLIQYGALPYRLRKPGIVDYLVVTSRGTGRWILPKGGLVKGKTAAQSAAQEALEEAGVRGRLHGEPIGVYRTTKQRPRPIYVTVLLFALQVEEMLERWPEQGQRIRKWASLAELNELLTDDGAAQLIAKFDRIMRIDISGQSTRN
- a CDS encoding Kazal-type serine protease inhibitor domain-containing protein, with protein sequence MSFLSAKSVGVSFVLLSILSGCVVVEDGPRPYPPGPPGPPPGPQVCPQIYAPVCGDRNGRLETLPNQCVARAQGFRIVADGECRRPGPPPRPGFPGGPGPGPGWGGPGGPGGPGPGWGGGPGPGRPGGPGICTREYAPVCGRRGPQFQTFGNACEADNSGFRVVAQGPC
- a CDS encoding Fur family transcriptional regulator, producing the protein MTSHVHERPLSDLTKNQKLVFDALSSAEGPLSAYTILDQLRDEGFRAPLQVYRALDKLQELGLVHRLESLNSFIACAHPHCASHGMIGFAICENCGQVEEFSDAEIETRLGTWMRERAFKPRKTTVELRGLCATCSTH
- a CDS encoding cold-shock protein, which produces MAQTGTVKFFNTDKGYGFITPDGGAKDVFVHISALQASGIAHLNEGDKVSFDTEADRRGKGDKAVNLQQL
- a CDS encoding acetate/propionate family kinase encodes the protein MRILVFNAGSSSLKFGVFDMDGATIRHRLKATVDRLGRSTAELKLVVDGRESREDVAATGVEAAIAAVPVILQRFDFGAIDAIGHRIAHGGERFAAPAIIDEPVIAAIEALTPLAPLHNPGGLAGIRHARATWPGKPQIAVFDTSFHLKNPPRATTYAVPAAWREAGLRRFGFHGTSHKYVALRAAEALGENLRDLRVISLHLGNGASACAIQLGESIDSSMGMTPLEGLVMGTRSGDVDPGIFGYLQRNLGFDAEAVEKALYEESGLKGLTGTADMRDVEDMAATGDAAAQLAIEIYAYRARKYVGAYAAAMGGLDALVFTGGIGENSAAMRRRICEGLGFLGLMLDTERNGHVDLTDHAVPQIQAYGSRVRVVVTETAEQLMIAREVSALLKAPANGALTVPVAISARHVHLDQDAVDALFGTGYSLSPAGQLRQQGHWVARERLALEGPRGRLDNVAILGPLRARTQIEISRTDGFALGIAPPVRDSGRLDGTPVVRLIGPAGAIDSDGLIIAARHIHTNPQDAARLGLKDGDEVDVRVGQGDRALTLSGTLVRVSPNAFTEMHIDTDEANAAGIEGRADGELLAAEATIKPSAPV